Genomic DNA from bacterium:
GGTGCGGATCTCGCGGATGGTCGCATCGATGTCACGCAGGTGCACGTCCAGGCCCCAGTAGGCCATATACGGGATCTCCGGCCCTTTGACCAGCTGGAACCTTCGCCCGTCGATCTCGAGCGAACCATAATAATAGCCGAGCGCGAAGTCCGGATGTCGGTAGGCGAGCGCCGCCGCGATGCCCCGCCTGTCCTGCAAGAGGGTCGGCCGCGGGGCGGTGATCCAGATCTCGAGTCCCGGGCCGTGCCCGGTGAGGAGGGCTTGAGCGATGAGGTCCATCGTGTTCGGTCCCGAGTTGAGGCCCGGGATCAGCACGAGGACGATCGATGGAGCGCCCGCGCCGTCGAGCGCGTAGCGAAAGGCCCGCCCCCGGTTGTATTGCGGCGGCGTGTGCGGTTCGGCGGCCCCGGGCACATCGACCAGGGTTCGCGTCACGGCGGCAGGCTGCGCAAACACCGCGTTCCCTGCGGGCGCCGCACAGAGGCTTGCGAGCACGAACGCGGCCACACAGCGGAGCGTCGTCATCATGAGCCACAACGAGCAAAACGGCGAAGGGAATCCCCAGGGTGCCCTCGAACCCCCAATCTCCCGTGAGAGCGTACGACGTGATCGTGGTCGGTGCCGGCCCCGCGGGAGCGGAAGCGGCCCGTGCCGCGGCTCGTGGGGGCCTCCGGACGTTGCTCGTGGAGGAACATTCCACCATCGGCGTTCCGAGCCACTGCACCGGGAAGCTGTCGCATCACGCCTTCGCCGAGTTCGAGATCCCCCGGCATCTGGCGATCAACGCAGTCAGCGCGGCGGTGTTTCACTCCCCCGGCGGCGTGTCGGTGCGGGTCCGCCGCGCCAGCGTGGATTCCTACGTCGTCGATCGGGTGGCATTCGATCGGTGGCTCGCCGGCCGCGCCGCCGCCGCGGGGGCGGAGGTGATGACGGGCGTCCGCATCACCGCGGCGCGGCGTAATCACGCCGGCATGGTCGTGTCCGGCACCAGGGGCGGCCGGTTCACGGAGGCGTCGTGCCGTCTGCTCATCGACGCCGAAGGCGCGGCCCCCCGGTTGCCCGCAACGCTGGGCGTCCGGCTCCCGCGCCGGTACGCGATGGGCCTCCAGTATCACATGCGCGGGGTGGGGGGGATTGACCCGGATACCCCCGAGGTGTTCTTCGGCCGCGATCTCGCCCCGGGGTTTTTCGCGTGGCTGATGCCGGTCGGCCGCGACCGCGCCCGCGTGGGGTTGTGCGTCGATCCGCGGATCGCCCGGCGCGCTCCGATCTGGTATCTCGAGCGCTTCATCGCCACGCACCCGGCGCTGCACAGCCGGCTCGCCGGAGCGACCGTCGAAGAGAAGGTCGCCGGCCGGATCGCGCTCCTCGGGCTGCGACGACCGGTCGACGCGGGCGGGTTCGTCATCGTCGGCGACGCGGCGGGTCAGGTCAAGGCGACGTCCGGCGGCGGGATCTACTACGCGATGATCGCCGGGCGCATCGCCGGCGAGATCGCGGCCCGCTATGTCGGGGGCGACCGGAAGGCCACGGCGGAGTACGAACGGCGGTGGCGGAGCCGGTTTGGGCGCGAGGTCTCGTTCACGGCGTTCGGCCGGCGGGCGATCAATCACCTGTCGGACGCCGACCTCGACGCGCTCCTGGGGGCGATCGCGGAGAGCCCCCAGCTCAGGCTGAGTGTCGAGCGCGCGGGCGACACGCAGTTTCAATCCCGGCTCTTCTTCCCGCTCCTGCTCGGCCTGGGCGCCGCCGGGGTGCGGCGACCCGCGCTCGTT
This window encodes:
- a CDS encoding NAD(P)/FAD-dependent oxidoreductase; this translates as MIVVGAGPAGAEAARAAARGGLRTLLVEEHSTIGVPSHCTGKLSHHAFAEFEIPRHLAINAVSAAVFHSPGGVSVRVRRASVDSYVVDRVAFDRWLAGRAAAAGAEVMTGVRITAARRNHAGMVVSGTRGGRFTEASCRLLIDAEGAAPRLPATLGVRLPRRYAMGLQYHMRGVGGIDPDTPEVFFGRDLAPGFFAWLMPVGRDRARVGLCVDPRIARRAPIWYLERFIATHPALHSRLAGATVEEKVAGRIALLGLRRPVDAGGFVIVGDAAGQVKATSGGGIYYAMIAGRIAGEIAARYVGGDRKATAEYERRWRSRFGREVSFTAFGRRAINHLSDADLDALLGAIAESPQLRLSVERAGDTQFQSRLFFPLLLGLGAAGVRRPALVPVVAKALLHGMLTQL